A genomic segment from Opitutales bacterium encodes:
- a CDS encoding segregation/condensation protein A, with product MSESSNEHLIKVPDLPIRLPVFEGPLDLLLFLIRRNELDIYDIPILQVTEQYMEIIRRMKQKDLEVAGEFFVMASTLMYIKSRMLLPRDEQGDVDDAAEDESIDPRWELVQQLIEYRKFKESAATLDDMIHEAQMIIAREVQYDESDPTEERPLTQTDRIAVWGMFNQVLKRLSERMVVGEIHDEVVTVSDRMEYIMTVLETRSRFNFTDLFEQKITVSYLISTFIALLELTRLNKITIDQSTPFGDIECSRLESDDHQRPHIEYGTD from the coding sequence ATGAGCGAATCTTCCAATGAACACCTGATCAAGGTCCCTGACCTCCCCATTCGCCTGCCGGTGTTTGAGGGACCGCTCGATCTGTTGTTATTCCTGATCCGTCGTAATGAACTCGATATTTATGATATCCCAATTCTCCAGGTTACCGAGCAATATATGGAGATCATACGCCGCATGAAGCAGAAGGATCTGGAAGTAGCGGGTGAGTTCTTCGTGATGGCATCCACGCTGATGTATATCAAAAGCAGGATGCTGCTTCCGCGCGATGAACAAGGCGATGTAGATGATGCAGCAGAAGACGAGAGCATCGACCCCCGCTGGGAGCTGGTGCAACAACTCATTGAATATCGGAAATTCAAAGAATCAGCGGCCACATTGGACGACATGATCCATGAGGCTCAGATGATCATCGCCCGCGAAGTGCAATATGATGAGAGCGATCCAACAGAAGAGCGCCCACTGACTCAAACAGACCGGATCGCAGTCTGGGGAATGTTCAATCAAGTGTTGAAGCGGCTTTCAGAACGCATGGTCGTGGGCGAAATACATGATGAAGTCGTTACCGTTTCAGATAGAATGGAATATATTATGACTGTTCTCGAAACGCGGTCTCGATTCAATTTTACAGATCTGTTCGAACAGAAGATTACCGTATCCTATCTCATATCCACCTTTATCGCCCTTCTTGAACTCACACGACTGAATAAGATTACTATTGATCAATCGACTCCCTTTGGTGACATCGAGTGTTCGCGTCTTGAATCCGACGATCATCAACGACCGCATATAGAGTATGGAACCGACTAA
- the trxA gene encoding thioredoxin codes for MAGKIQELDNSSFDAAIAGAGPVLVDFWAPWCGPCKAIAPILDQLSDEMGESVSICKVNVDQASDIAGKFNVRAIPTMLIFKNGEVVDQVVGLTSKDDLKAKLTAAA; via the coding sequence ATGGCAGGTAAAATCCAAGAACTCGACAATTCCTCTTTTGACGCGGCGATCGCCGGTGCAGGCCCAGTCCTTGTGGACTTCTGGGCTCCCTGGTGTGGGCCTTGTAAGGCTATCGCTCCAATCCTGGATCAACTCTCAGATGAGATGGGCGAATCCGTCTCAATCTGCAAAGTCAATGTAGACCAAGCTTCAGATATCGCTGGAAAATTTAATGTCCGCGCGATTCCAACGATGCTCATCTTCAAAAACGGAGAGGTCGTCGATCAAGTCGTCGGATTGACCAGTAAGGATGATCTAAAAGCAAAACTCACTGCCGCAGCCTAG
- a CDS encoding sulfatase-like hydrolase/transferase: MKNILLITSDELRYDSLGCTGNPDVKSPHIDALAKSGAQFDNHFVPFPKCVPSRCAMQTGRYTHTDGIRSVMRDNHLEKGTPTLLECLSSHGYETTVLGLNHVWEDDWFYGPEGQRGEKGAGVSDYTSFTKEYTQPLAMTGCTYPDGEARTGAHIEALADVDFDGLATGKVERHFSDENRTNQAIHYLENIRDPQKPFYLQLNLSRPHPAYKIHEPYYSMYAPDAIEAFPSDLPEGASLPLRAMREHRLGNDIPEASLREIQAVYYGMITCSDQLVGQVIETLEKQGLREDTLIIFCSDHGDFAGQHGINEKWDAALQDCLLKVPFIMSGPGIPENQRISHLTEHVDLPATILEYLDLDKGRQDWNWHGTSMLPCLEGQETKKAVFADGGHESAMRDRAPREIDPWQEKDGKRIKKTGGKQLTYVECPDSMARAKMIRTQEWKLVIREVGGNELFHVAEDPYEMTNLYGNPEYKELTAELMYELIQWTLRTDTDRPYLQKIGA, translated from the coding sequence ATGAAAAACATCCTACTCATTACCTCCGACGAACTGCGCTATGACTCGCTGGGCTGTACCGGAAACCCTGATGTCAAAAGCCCACACATTGATGCTCTAGCTAAGAGTGGCGCTCAATTCGACAATCACTTTGTGCCCTTCCCCAAGTGCGTACCATCGCGTTGTGCGATGCAAACCGGCCGCTACACCCACACAGATGGGATTCGTAGCGTTATGCGCGATAACCATCTTGAAAAAGGGACTCCGACCCTCCTCGAATGCTTAAGTAGCCATGGTTATGAAACTACCGTCCTTGGCCTTAACCATGTGTGGGAAGATGACTGGTTCTATGGACCGGAGGGCCAACGAGGTGAAAAAGGCGCCGGTGTCAGCGACTACACCTCATTTACTAAAGAATACACGCAGCCGCTAGCCATGACTGGCTGCACCTACCCAGATGGAGAAGCGCGGACAGGCGCTCACATAGAAGCTTTGGCAGATGTTGATTTCGACGGTTTAGCAACAGGAAAGGTCGAACGGCATTTCTCGGATGAAAACCGTACGAATCAAGCCATTCATTACCTCGAGAATATCCGCGACCCACAAAAGCCATTTTATTTACAGCTCAATCTTTCGCGCCCCCACCCTGCTTACAAGATTCACGAACCCTATTATTCAATGTATGCGCCGGATGCTATCGAAGCATTCCCTAGTGATCTGCCGGAGGGAGCCAGCCTTCCTTTGAGAGCCATGCGCGAACACCGCTTGGGCAATGATATTCCAGAGGCCAGCCTGCGAGAAATACAAGCGGTTTACTATGGAATGATCACATGTAGCGATCAGCTCGTAGGACAGGTGATTGAGACTCTTGAAAAGCAAGGATTACGGGAGGACACGCTCATCATCTTCTGCTCGGACCACGGCGACTTCGCTGGCCAACATGGAATTAATGAAAAGTGGGACGCTGCGCTCCAGGATTGTCTCTTAAAAGTTCCATTCATCATGTCAGGTCCGGGTATTCCAGAAAACCAACGTATTTCCCACCTCACCGAGCATGTAGACCTACCTGCGACTATTCTAGAATACCTAGACCTGGATAAAGGCAGACAGGATTGGAATTGGCACGGAACATCCATGCTGCCTTGCCTCGAAGGTCAAGAAACCAAAAAAGCTGTTTTTGCCGACGGAGGCCACGAGTCTGCTATGCGTGATCGAGCACCCAGGGAGATCGACCCTTGGCAAGAGAAAGATGGCAAGCGGATCAAGAAGACAGGGGGTAAACAACTGACCTACGTGGAATGCCCCGACTCTATGGCGCGGGCAAAGATGATCCGCACTCAAGAATGGAAACTCGTGATCCGCGAAGTGGGTGGCAACGAACTATTTCACGTCGCAGAAGACCCTTACGAAATGACCAATCTCTACGGAAACCCCGAATACAAAGAGCTCACAGCTGAGCTCATGTATGAACTCATCCAGTGGACTCTCCGTACCGATACGGATCGACCGTATTTGCAAAAAATAGGCGCCTAA
- a CDS encoding valine--tRNA ligase — MSTIPKAYEHREVERRWYEAWQDAKAFAAVPSENKDAYAIMIPPPNVTGVLHMGHLLNNTIQDILVRRARQQGKSALWMPGTDHAGIATQSKVEKALRDEGKTRHDLGREGFVKRAEAWRDEHGGIILKQLRVLGASCDWDRTVHTLDEDYSRSVLTAFVEMHKRGYVYRGQRMVNWCPVTQTALSDEEVIMKPQKSFLYKMRYELVDAPGQYLEIATTRPETIMGDTGVAVHPEDERYKHLIGKEVWRPFPRAAIPIVGDEAVDREFGTGVLKVTPAHDVVDWEIGERTGLPAIDVLNPDGTVNECGGEFAGLDRFKARKAAAQKLDELGLLVEKKDYENNVGFSERADVPIEPRLSEQWYMKYPKVDEAIRVVENDIIKIYPERWKKTYLHWLKNIRDWCISRQLWWGHRFPVWYRKGADRNDPANQHVSLDGPEDPENWEQEEDVLDTWASSWLWPMATLGWPDAEAMKERGFDKFFPSSVLVTGFDIIFLWVARMIISALELSGPEKATLTDEEIRQRIPFKDVYITGLIRDIKGRKMSKSLGNFPDALELLDKYGADGVRLGLVSIAPQGQDIRFDETRLEPSRNFCNKLWNVCRFRQMQGDVVDNSTREVILEQIDRGQMDADDHAILSNLAQMIERVNHDMDRYEISSATGHIYNFFWSDYCDWYVEVSKIRLKDEQARSTCLAIQDLVIRELLLVIHPFVPFITDELFHLMGYATEGQFAQDFGPIQPKVLQEALHLDAAAAERIGRIREFVSKVRALKAEYKLAAKRDVEFQFTADDTAANDIEANSAKILSAIGAARLERVGTAPDGLPAAVSSLATAYIDFSSSIDVEAEKARLNKELEKVEKAVNAGRAKLSNEKFVNSAPPQIVEGARNKLAETEARYDEIRRLLAGL; from the coding sequence ATGAGCACGATACCCAAAGCATATGAGCACCGTGAGGTAGAGAGGCGCTGGTATGAGGCATGGCAAGACGCCAAGGCTTTTGCCGCAGTGCCCAGCGAGAATAAAGACGCATACGCGATAATGATCCCGCCACCGAATGTCACCGGTGTGCTCCATATGGGTCACTTACTCAATAACACTATTCAGGATATTTTAGTGCGCCGCGCGCGGCAGCAGGGTAAAAGCGCCCTGTGGATGCCGGGAACAGACCACGCTGGTATCGCGACTCAAAGCAAAGTTGAGAAGGCACTCCGAGATGAGGGTAAAACGCGGCATGATTTAGGCCGTGAGGGTTTCGTCAAGCGAGCTGAGGCATGGCGGGATGAGCATGGAGGCATTATCCTCAAGCAGCTGCGCGTTCTTGGAGCTTCCTGTGATTGGGACCGCACAGTCCACACGCTAGATGAAGATTATTCACGCTCGGTCCTGACAGCATTTGTCGAGATGCACAAACGTGGCTATGTCTATCGCGGGCAGCGCATGGTAAATTGGTGTCCAGTCACTCAGACTGCGCTTTCAGATGAAGAGGTCATCATGAAACCGCAGAAGAGCTTTCTCTACAAAATGCGTTACGAGCTAGTCGACGCGCCAGGCCAATACCTTGAAATAGCGACGACACGTCCAGAAACGATCATGGGCGACACAGGGGTTGCCGTTCATCCCGAAGACGAGCGCTACAAGCACTTGATTGGCAAAGAGGTCTGGCGGCCTTTCCCGCGCGCGGCGATTCCCATCGTCGGTGACGAAGCGGTCGATCGCGAATTTGGCACCGGTGTACTGAAGGTTACGCCGGCTCACGATGTCGTGGACTGGGAGATCGGAGAACGCACAGGTTTGCCGGCGATCGACGTCCTCAATCCTGATGGGACAGTCAATGAGTGCGGGGGGGAGTTTGCTGGGCTGGATCGCTTCAAAGCGCGCAAAGCAGCGGCTCAGAAGTTGGACGAACTTGGGCTACTCGTTGAGAAGAAAGACTACGAAAACAATGTCGGATTCTCTGAGCGAGCGGATGTGCCGATTGAACCCCGTCTGTCTGAGCAATGGTACATGAAGTATCCGAAGGTCGATGAAGCGATCCGCGTGGTAGAAAATGATATCATTAAGATTTACCCAGAACGCTGGAAAAAGACCTACCTCCATTGGCTCAAGAATATCCGCGATTGGTGCATTAGTAGACAACTGTGGTGGGGGCATCGTTTCCCGGTTTGGTACCGCAAGGGTGCCGATCGCAATGATCCGGCCAACCAGCATGTTTCCCTCGATGGCCCGGAAGATCCGGAAAATTGGGAGCAGGAGGAAGACGTCCTCGATACCTGGGCCTCGTCTTGGCTTTGGCCGATGGCAACGCTGGGCTGGCCTGATGCTGAGGCAATGAAAGAACGCGGCTTTGATAAGTTCTTTCCCTCATCTGTCTTAGTTACCGGGTTTGACATTATTTTCCTTTGGGTCGCTCGAATGATCATCAGCGCTTTAGAACTTTCTGGACCCGAGAAGGCCACCTTGACTGATGAGGAAATTCGACAGCGCATTCCTTTTAAGGACGTCTATATTACGGGTCTGATTCGCGATATTAAGGGCCGTAAGATGTCCAAGAGTCTGGGGAATTTTCCTGATGCTCTGGAGCTGCTCGACAAGTATGGAGCAGATGGCGTGCGCCTGGGGCTTGTTTCGATAGCGCCGCAGGGGCAGGACATCCGTTTCGATGAAACCCGTCTCGAACCGAGCCGAAACTTTTGTAACAAGCTGTGGAACGTTTGTCGTTTCCGCCAAATGCAGGGAGACGTTGTCGATAATTCGACACGCGAGGTAATCTTGGAGCAGATCGATCGTGGACAAATGGACGCAGATGACCACGCGATTTTGTCTAATTTGGCACAGATGATCGAACGGGTGAACCACGACATGGATCGCTATGAGATCTCCAGTGCAACAGGCCACATATACAATTTCTTTTGGAGTGATTACTGCGATTGGTATGTCGAAGTCTCGAAGATCCGCTTGAAAGATGAGCAGGCCCGGTCGACATGCTTGGCAATTCAGGATTTGGTGATTCGCGAGCTACTCCTGGTAATCCATCCGTTTGTTCCGTTCATCACTGACGAGCTGTTTCATCTGATGGGTTATGCTACCGAAGGACAGTTTGCTCAGGATTTCGGACCGATTCAGCCTAAGGTGTTACAAGAGGCATTGCACCTCGATGCTGCCGCTGCAGAGCGTATCGGACGCATCCGTGAGTTCGTTTCGAAAGTGCGTGCTCTCAAGGCTGAGTATAAGCTCGCGGCGAAGCGTGACGTGGAGTTCCAGTTTACCGCGGACGATACCGCAGCTAATGATATAGAGGCAAACTCAGCGAAAATTTTATCGGCTATTGGTGCCGCGAGGCTTGAGCGTGTGGGAACAGCTCCCGACGGATTGCCCGCTGCTGTTTCGAGCCTCGCTACTGCTTATATTGATTTTAGCTCGAGTATCGATGTCGAAGCGGAAAAAGCCCGCCTGAACAAAGAGCTAGAGAAAGTCGAAAAAGCGGTAAACGCCGGTCGAGCCAAGCTCAGCAACGAAAAGTTTGTCAATAGCGCCCCTCCACAGATTGTGGAAGGAGCACGGAATAAGCTGGCTGAAACTGAAGCTCGCTACGACGAGATCCGTCGATTGCTGGCAGGGCTTTAG